In Calonectris borealis chromosome 20, bCalBor7.hap1.2, whole genome shotgun sequence, a genomic segment contains:
- the COX11 gene encoding cytochrome c oxidase assembly protein COX11, mitochondrial, whose amino-acid sequence MGLCGRGWARCGGLGLAGAPGPLWALALGRALPRPCRIGGWAPPRPEGKARYGLWAAAGGRAPAPRGARGLRSSNPFTRRQEEEWRRRNRSALAYIAAAAVGMVGMSYAAVPLYRLYCQATGLGGTTGAGHGSEQIESMEPVRDRVVRVTFNADVHSSIQWNFKPQQSEIYVVPGETALAFYKAKNPTDKPIIGISTYNVIPFEAGQYFNKIQCFCFEEQRLNPQEEVDMPVFFYIDPEFVEDPKMAKVDLITLSYTFFEAKEGQKLPLPGYQ is encoded by the exons ATGGGGCTGTGcgggcggggctgggcgcgctGCGGGGGCCTGGGGCTGGCCGGGGCGCCGGGCCCCCTCTGGGCCCTGGCGCTGGGCCGGGCCCTTCCCCGGCCGTGCCGTATCGGCGGGTGGGCGCCCCCGCGGCCGGAGGGGAAGGCTCGGTACGGCCtctgggcggcggcgggcgggcgggcgccggccccgcggggggcccgcGGGCTGCGGAGCTCCAACCCCTTCAcccgcaggcaggaggaggaatggCGGCGCCGGAACCGGTCGGCGCTGGCCtacatcgccgccgccgccgtgggcATGGTGGGCATGTCCTACGCGGCCGTGCCGCTCTACCGCCTCTACTGCCAG GCCACGGGCCTGGGCGGAACGACGGGGGCGGGCCACGGCTCGGAGCAGATCGAGAGCATGGAGCCGGTGAGGGACCGGGTCGTCAGGGTCACTTTCAACGCGGACGTGCATTCCAGCATCCAGTGGAACTTCAAGCCCCAGCAGAGCGAAATCTAC GTGGTACCAGGAGAGACCGCACTGGCGTTCTATAAAGCAAAAAATCCTACTGACAAACCAATAATTGGAATCTCTACCTACAACGTGATACCTTTTGAAGCAGGACAGTATTTCAATAAAATACAA tgtttttgttttgaagaacagCGGCTAAATCCTCAAGAGGAAGTGGACATGCCTGTCTTTTTCTACATTGATCCAGAATTTGTAGAGGATCCTAAAATGGCTAAAGTTGATTTGATCACCCTCTCTTATACCTTTTTTGAAGCAAAGGAAGGACAGAAGTTACCGCTTCCCGGATATCAGTAA
- the TOM1L1 gene encoding TOM1-like protein 1, protein MCIENCGPRFQSLVVKKDFCKDKLVKLLNPRYNLPIDMQEKILTFIMTWARGFQGMVDVSEVKEVYLELLKKGVEFPCSDTSRGGPKTSSQPSTKSSPSSASPAKRSLLPLPTGPTLLLTPEQIGKLYSELDMAKMNVRVMSSILKENVPGSENPDDMNLLQKLYKTCRMMQERIMELLVTVENEDVIVELIQVNEDLNNVLLGHERFSRNRVRFLENQRIQRERTELYRKQPSAPSSDLLDLSLDSPSPVSTVVQTDSAASPSGLNCISAHPEDKNRHHPSIYPQLDLATTAKAQQFPFATEAQNNSVSNPAGHSYSNLATLLSPVPLSPVNLQTGHSTSLNGPSPAAASKNKSQSPHYYEIMEFDPLAPTEAIYEEIDVVLKTEVKKNTEC, encoded by the exons ATGTGTATAGAGAACTGTGGCCCAAGATTCCAGTCTTTAGTTGTGAAGAAAGATTTCTGTAAAGACAAGCTGGTGAAACTACTGAATCCAAGATATAATCTGCCAATTGACATGCAGGAGAAAATCTTGACCTTTATCATG ACATGGGCCCGAGGTTTCCAAGGAATGGTGGATGTGAGCGAAGTAAAAGAAGTTTATCTAGAATTGCTGAAGAAAGGAGTGGAGTTTCCATGTTCTGACACCAGCAGAGGGGGACCTAAG ACGTCATCTCAGCCTTCTACAAAGTCATCACCATCTTCTGCTAGTCCTGCAAAACGTTCTTTACTGCCTCTTCCCACAGGCCCAACATTATTGTTGACTCCTGAGCAG ATTGGGAAACTGTACAGTGAACTGGATATGGCAAAAATGAATGTGAGAGTCATGTCatcaatattaaaagaaaatgttcctgGCTCTGAAAACCCGGATGATATGAATCTTTTACAG AAACTCTATAAGACCTGTCGGATGATGCAGGAGAGGATCATGGAGTTGTTGGTGACAGTGGAGAATGAAGATGTGATAGTTGAGTTAATACAAGTAAATGAAGATCTGAATAATGTCCTCCTGGGACATGAAAG GTTCTCTCGAAACAGAGTTCGTTTTTTGGAGAATCAGAGAATACAACGTGAACGCACAGAG CTGTACAGGAAACAGCCATCTGCTCCCTCAAGTGATCTACTTGACCTCTCCTTAGATTCTCCATCTCCTGTGTCAACAGTGGTGCAAACTGACTCTGCAGCGTCTCCTTCAGGCCTTA ATTGCATATCTGCACACCCTGAAGATAAAAACAGGCATCATCCATCAATTTATCCACAGCTAGATTTAGCAACTACTGCAAAAGCTCAGCAATTCCC ATTTGCAACTGAAGCACAAAACAATAGTGTGAGCAACCCAGCTGGACATTCATATAGCAAT TTGGCGACTCTTTTAAGCCCAGTGCCTCTGAGTCCAGTAAATCTGCAGACTGGACATTCTACATCATTAAATGGACCATCACCAGCAG CTGCATCAAAGAACAAGTCACAGTCACCTCATTACTATGAGATAATGGAATTTGATCCCTTGGCTCCCACTGa AGCTATTTATGAAGAAATTGATGTCGTGCTGAAGACAGAAGttaaaaagaatacagaatgCTGA